A single Nocardioides sp. JS614 DNA region contains:
- a CDS encoding alpha/beta fold hydrolase translates to MVLVHGSLQDHTISAALVAELRAGLTVFALDRRGFGASGDGADYAIEREFEDVAAVVDAVAERVGGPVAVWGHSYGASVAMGAAALTGNVSHLVLYEPSLGLAYPEGWIDALEKMLGEGDDEAALVLVLRDVLEFTDEQIEVMRSGAEWARRVAVAPTVAREARAEDGWVYRPGQFSGITARTLLLSGMESTPAIKQATDAAATAIVGARIHVLEGHAHIAHRTDPATVATVIREFLAG, encoded by the coding sequence ATGGTGTTGGTGCACGGTTCGCTACAGGACCACACCATCTCCGCGGCGTTGGTGGCGGAGCTGCGTGCCGGCCTCACCGTGTTCGCCCTCGACCGCCGGGGCTTCGGCGCCAGCGGCGACGGTGCCGACTACGCGATCGAGCGCGAGTTCGAGGACGTGGCCGCGGTTGTCGACGCGGTCGCCGAGCGGGTCGGTGGACCGGTCGCCGTGTGGGGCCATTCCTACGGAGCGAGCGTGGCGATGGGTGCCGCCGCACTGACGGGGAACGTCAGCCACCTCGTGCTGTACGAGCCCAGTCTCGGGTTGGCCTACCCGGAGGGCTGGATCGACGCGCTCGAGAAGATGCTGGGCGAGGGTGACGACGAGGCGGCGCTCGTCCTGGTGCTGCGAGACGTGCTGGAGTTCACCGACGAACAGATTGAGGTGATGCGTTCCGGAGCGGAGTGGGCGCGCCGGGTCGCCGTGGCGCCGACCGTGGCCAGGGAGGCTCGCGCGGAGGATGGATGGGTGTACCGCCCAGGCCAGTTCAGCGGGATCACCGCCCGGACGCTGCTGCTGTCCGGGATGGAGAGCACGCCGGCGATCAAGCAGGCCACGGACGCGGCCGCGACGGCGATCGTCGGAGCGAGGATCCACGTGCTCGAGGGTCACGCGCACATCGCCCATCGGACCGACCCGGCAACGGTCGCGACCGTGATCCGCGAGTTCCTGGCGGGCTGA
- a CDS encoding response regulator transcription factor: MDGNAPLAAGRSALGRGDWAAANGSFKAAWDDKESADALDGLGRSMWWLGDAPGALDARSRAFALLRREGRDREAAAVGIWLARQYAGLLHRTAMAEGWVARTRSLVADLADPGSLEGWLALVESEAAALNIAIAHAERAVAVARKHRDVDLEIVALARLGACRVGTGAVAAGWSDLQQAMTAAVSGEGHDVAYVGEALCTLLEVSGWLGDPGMVEPWAQQLAEFRSAYAFGPLLPLETTSSADLISAFCTSCCGGVYLVTGRLDVAERELADAVTQLATTGCRPRCLHPVARLAELRVLQGRLEEAEALLVGFESEWECAVVAAALDLALGRPHRAVAGLVAALERLQAAAVVSVPLRAQLVDAALAAGDRSLAERTSGELANVAAATGTTLHRAQADFAAGKVLLAQGDPDAPARLRAGARAFAECGAPLAACRARLALARSLADRDRGVAVAEARSALQAFDRMGATSEADQAAAFLRELGIKGRTGPRDGAVLSRREQEVLGLVVEGLSNAEIAERLFISVKTAGHHVGNILTKLGVRSRTEATAYALLHPVAPAPVANRAAK, translated from the coding sequence ATGGACGGAAACGCTCCACTCGCCGCGGGGCGGTCGGCGCTGGGTCGAGGAGACTGGGCGGCAGCGAACGGGTCCTTCAAGGCGGCATGGGACGACAAGGAATCCGCTGACGCGCTTGACGGCCTCGGCCGCAGCATGTGGTGGCTGGGCGACGCGCCGGGTGCGCTGGATGCGCGGTCTCGGGCCTTCGCGCTTCTGCGTCGCGAGGGCCGCGACCGAGAAGCGGCCGCGGTCGGGATCTGGCTCGCCCGACAGTACGCCGGACTCCTCCACCGCACCGCGATGGCCGAGGGCTGGGTCGCCCGAACCCGCTCCCTGGTCGCCGACCTCGCAGACCCGGGCAGCCTCGAAGGATGGCTGGCCTTGGTGGAATCCGAGGCCGCCGCGCTGAATATTGCGATCGCCCACGCCGAGCGCGCGGTTGCCGTCGCGCGTAAGCACCGTGATGTAGACCTCGAGATCGTCGCCCTGGCCCGCCTGGGCGCCTGCCGAGTCGGCACCGGCGCAGTCGCTGCGGGTTGGTCGGACCTGCAGCAGGCGATGACCGCCGCCGTCTCGGGCGAGGGCCACGACGTCGCGTACGTCGGCGAGGCGCTGTGCACGCTGCTGGAGGTCTCGGGCTGGCTCGGCGACCCAGGGATGGTTGAGCCGTGGGCCCAGCAGCTGGCCGAGTTCCGCTCGGCGTACGCGTTCGGCCCGTTGCTCCCGTTGGAGACCACTTCGAGCGCGGACCTGATCTCCGCCTTCTGCACCAGCTGTTGCGGCGGGGTCTACCTGGTCACGGGACGCCTGGACGTGGCCGAGCGGGAGCTTGCCGACGCGGTGACCCAGCTGGCCACCACCGGGTGCCGGCCGCGGTGCCTGCACCCGGTCGCGAGGCTGGCCGAGCTGCGCGTGCTCCAGGGCCGGCTCGAGGAGGCCGAGGCGCTGCTGGTCGGATTCGAGTCCGAGTGGGAGTGCGCGGTGGTGGCGGCGGCCCTGGACCTGGCACTGGGTCGGCCCCACCGCGCGGTGGCCGGGCTCGTCGCCGCACTGGAGCGCCTTCAGGCGGCGGCGGTCGTGTCCGTGCCACTGCGGGCGCAGCTGGTCGACGCCGCACTCGCCGCAGGCGACCGGAGCCTGGCCGAGCGCACCTCGGGAGAGCTCGCCAACGTGGCGGCGGCTACCGGGACGACGCTCCACCGGGCGCAGGCGGACTTCGCCGCCGGCAAGGTTCTCCTGGCCCAAGGTGATCCCGACGCACCCGCGCGGCTCCGGGCGGGCGCCCGGGCGTTCGCGGAGTGCGGAGCCCCGTTGGCGGCCTGCCGCGCCCGACTGGCGCTGGCGAGATCGCTGGCGGACCGGGACCGGGGGGTCGCGGTGGCCGAGGCCAGGAGCGCCCTGCAGGCGTTTGACCGGATGGGGGCTACCTCGGAGGCGGATCAGGCGGCGGCCTTTCTCCGGGAACTCGGGATCAAGGGACGAACGGGCCCCAGGGACGGCGCCGTGCTGAGCCGTCGCGAGCAGGAGGTGCTGGGCCTGGTCGTGGAGGGACTCTCCAACGCCGAGATCGCCGAGCGGCTGTTCATCAGCGTCAAGACCGCGGGACACCACGTGGGCAACATCTTGACCAAGCTCGGTGTCCGCAGCCGCACCGAGGCGACGGCGTACGCGCTGCTCCACCCTGTCGCGCCCGCTCCCGTGGCGAACCGGGCGGCCAAATAG
- a CDS encoding ester cyclase translates to MGTTEKEVVRRYYDLVNAGSPERFDEVCSPDLEGHAGAGANLAELKSSVASFIQPFPDLTAELRHLVQEGDLVSVWISYTATHQADFAGVPASGRTVKFAAWDLIRVRDGKIVEITQYCDLFTILSQIGALPTAAPA, encoded by the coding sequence ATGGGCACTACCGAGAAGGAAGTCGTCCGCCGCTACTACGACCTGGTCAACGCTGGGTCGCCGGAACGATTCGACGAAGTCTGCTCACCCGACCTCGAGGGCCACGCCGGCGCAGGCGCGAACCTCGCTGAGCTCAAGAGCTCCGTGGCCAGCTTCATCCAGCCTTTCCCCGACCTCACCGCAGAGCTGCGGCACCTGGTCCAAGAGGGCGACCTGGTCAGCGTCTGGATCTCCTACACCGCGACTCACCAGGCCGACTTCGCAGGTGTGCCTGCCAGTGGACGCACGGTCAAGTTCGCTGCCTGGGACCTCATCAGGGTGCGCGACGGGAAGATCGTGGAGATCACCCAGTACTGCGACCTGTTCACGATCCTGTCCCAGATCGGTGCGCTGCCCACCGCGGCGCCGGCGTGA
- a CDS encoding DUF1326 domain-containing protein, with protein sequence MAWNLAGSYSETCSCELMCPCNMSFDHGATYDFCRVTLAFNIREGTVDGTDIAGRKVVLIADTPKLMTDGNWRVGVFIDDAATDAQFDQLVQVFSGQLGGPMAGLAPLIGEMLGVQRAAIDLQDDGLLHSVRVDDVIDFEIEDIVPFGVETGEPVRFSGMFHPVGSDLTMAEAKRTRISAFGVEYEGKSGLSKSDFSWAA encoded by the coding sequence ATGGCTTGGAACTTGGCCGGTAGCTACAGCGAAACCTGCTCGTGCGAGCTCATGTGCCCGTGCAACATGTCATTCGACCATGGGGCCACCTACGACTTCTGTCGCGTGACTCTTGCCTTCAACATTCGCGAGGGCACGGTCGACGGCACGGACATCGCCGGGCGCAAGGTCGTGCTGATCGCTGACACCCCGAAGCTCATGACCGACGGTAACTGGCGGGTCGGGGTGTTCATCGACGACGCCGCCACGGACGCGCAGTTCGACCAGCTCGTCCAGGTCTTCAGTGGCCAGTTGGGTGGGCCGATGGCCGGGCTGGCCCCGCTGATCGGTGAGATGCTGGGTGTTCAGCGCGCGGCAATCGATCTGCAGGATGATGGCTTGCTCCACAGTGTCCGCGTGGACGACGTAATCGATTTCGAGATCGAGGACATCGTCCCGTTCGGTGTGGAGACCGGTGAGCCGGTGAGGTTCTCCGGGATGTTCCACCCGGTGGGGTCGGATCTGACGATGGCCGAGGCGAAGCGGACCCGGATCAGCGCCTTCGGTGTCGAGTACGAGGGGAAGTCGGGCTTGTCGAAGTCGGACTTCTCGTGGGCCGCCTGA
- a CDS encoding FAD-binding oxidoreductase has translation MTERTTIRIPGFRGEVITPDHEEYGGARAVWNGAVDRRPRMIARCGGTADVAAAVRFARDRDLDIAVRGGGHNVAGTAVCDDGIVIDLSAMRAVLVDPVERTALVQGGALWGDVDHETQAHGLATTGGIVSHTGVGGLALGGGIGWLMRKHGLTVDNLVEAEVVTAGGEIIRASASDHPDLFWALRGGGGNFGVVSSFRFALHPVGPTVMAGPVFWAAEDTTDVLRFYRDFVADAPDELGTIIRLGTIPPLPVVDEALHFRPAIAVASCYAGSVGDGEDVVRGLRQFGTPLVDLVGPTRYLDHQSSIDDTVPHGWHYYWKGTNLAALSDEAIDIVAEHAYRATSPRSYAAIFHIGGAVARAPREATAYSGRDVQHTMSIDAVWLPEQDDTIRAAETAWARSFFDALQSHRAGVYVNFLDSDDDTDRVREAYGDDTYRRLADVKAKYDPENVFHNNKNIQPGTPAQ, from the coding sequence ATGACAGAGCGGACCACGATCCGGATCCCCGGGTTCCGGGGAGAGGTGATCACCCCGGACCATGAGGAGTACGGCGGCGCACGCGCCGTCTGGAACGGCGCCGTTGACCGGCGGCCTCGGATGATCGCCCGCTGCGGTGGCACCGCCGACGTGGCCGCAGCGGTGCGCTTCGCACGCGACCGCGACCTCGACATCGCCGTACGAGGCGGGGGCCACAACGTGGCCGGCACCGCGGTCTGCGACGACGGGATCGTGATCGACCTCTCGGCGATGCGCGCGGTCCTGGTTGATCCCGTCGAGCGCACGGCCCTGGTCCAGGGCGGCGCCCTGTGGGGAGACGTCGACCACGAGACACAGGCGCACGGGCTGGCCACCACGGGCGGCATCGTGAGCCACACCGGTGTCGGTGGCCTCGCCTTGGGGGGCGGCATCGGCTGGCTCATGCGCAAGCACGGCCTCACCGTCGACAACCTCGTCGAGGCAGAGGTGGTCACGGCCGGGGGCGAGATCATCCGGGCGTCGGCCAGCGATCACCCCGACCTGTTCTGGGCGCTGCGAGGCGGAGGCGGGAACTTCGGCGTTGTCAGCTCGTTCCGGTTCGCGCTGCACCCGGTCGGTCCCACCGTGATGGCCGGACCGGTGTTCTGGGCGGCCGAGGACACCACGGACGTCTTGCGGTTCTACCGGGACTTCGTCGCCGATGCGCCCGACGAGCTCGGGACCATCATCCGGCTTGGCACGATCCCGCCGCTGCCGGTGGTCGACGAGGCGCTGCATTTCCGGCCGGCCATCGCGGTGGCCAGCTGCTACGCCGGATCCGTCGGGGATGGCGAGGATGTCGTCCGTGGGCTTCGTCAGTTCGGGACGCCACTCGTCGACCTCGTCGGACCAACGCGGTACCTCGACCACCAGAGCAGCATCGACGACACCGTCCCCCACGGCTGGCACTACTACTGGAAGGGCACGAACCTCGCAGCCCTGTCCGACGAGGCCATCGACATCGTCGCCGAGCACGCGTACCGCGCCACCTCGCCCAGGTCGTATGCGGCGATCTTCCACATCGGCGGCGCAGTCGCCCGTGCCCCTCGGGAGGCCACGGCCTACTCCGGGCGCGATGTGCAGCACACGATGAGCATCGACGCGGTCTGGCTACCGGAGCAGGACGACACCATCCGCGCTGCGGAGACCGCCTGGGCACGATCATTCTTCGACGCCCTGCAGTCCCACCGGGCCGGGGTCTACGTGAACTTCCTCGACTCCGACGACGACACGGACCGCGTCCGCGAGGCCTACGGCGATGACACATACCGGCGGCTCGCCGACGTGAAGGCCAAGTACGACCCCGAGAACGTGTTCCACAACAACAAGAACATCCAGCCTGGTACGCCTGCGCAGTGA
- a CDS encoding winged helix-turn-helix transcriptional regulator, translating to MRTYGQYCPIARGAEIFAERWTPLIIRNLHLGCETFGEILEGAPGLSHTVLAQRLRQLERLGIVEVTPKAQGRGHRYQLTTSGDDLFKVCTTLGEWGARWLEIAPENLDPYVALWSMCNALRPERLPRRRVVVRLDFTGFRPHERYWLLLEHGEAEICKTYPGLDEDLFITADAEAFVKWHAGQLSWAEATRDSRIQVDGPSWLVRAFPQWNARSMFAHIKPDPSTGKTPAAS from the coding sequence ATGAGGACCTACGGCCAGTACTGCCCTATCGCGCGTGGTGCCGAGATCTTCGCCGAGCGTTGGACGCCGTTGATCATCCGCAACCTGCATCTGGGCTGCGAGACCTTCGGCGAGATCCTCGAGGGTGCGCCCGGGCTGTCCCACACCGTGCTCGCGCAGCGGCTCAGGCAGCTCGAACGCCTCGGTATCGTCGAGGTGACGCCCAAGGCGCAGGGACGCGGTCACCGGTACCAGCTCACGACGTCGGGTGATGATCTGTTCAAGGTCTGCACGACCCTCGGTGAGTGGGGAGCCCGTTGGCTCGAGATCGCCCCCGAGAACCTGGATCCGTACGTCGCGCTGTGGTCGATGTGCAATGCGCTCCGCCCGGAGCGCCTACCCCGCCGGCGCGTGGTCGTTCGGCTGGACTTCACCGGCTTCCGGCCCCACGAGCGGTACTGGCTGCTGCTCGAACACGGAGAGGCCGAGATCTGCAAGACCTATCCCGGTCTGGACGAGGACCTCTTCATCACCGCCGACGCCGAAGCGTTCGTCAAGTGGCACGCCGGGCAGCTCTCCTGGGCGGAGGCCACCCGCGATTCCCGGATCCAGGTCGACGGTCCGTCGTGGCTGGTCCGGGCCTTCCCGCAATGGAACGCACGCAGCATGTTCGCCCACATCAAGCCCGACCCGAGCACCGGCAAGACGCCAGCCGCGTCCTGA
- a CDS encoding HD domain-containing phosphohydrolase, protein MGQHPEKAVRSCLLATGLGRALGLTEEELRDVYFASLLRHLGCTATASSEARWFGGDELASRRAAERADFGSRREMLALLVSTGRGSGLRRPLEVGRAVAGDLLHGREIFASVCEAGALLAGRLGLGEGVAVAIAQQFERWDGTGGPGGLAGVEITLAARVSEVATQALLVHQEAGVDAVMSMLRDRSGSWFDPSVVEACARHGADLLRANDTVDPWQEVLEVEPAPVRRIRSGELDRVARCFADMVDLKSTYTLGHSSGTSELAELAGRAIGLDDPAVGNLRRAALLHDLGRVGVSSGIWDKPGALTRSELEQVRLHPYHTERILACSPVLAPLGRIAGLHHERLDGSGYHHGLAAAAIPIEARVLAAADTFQTLTQDRPHRAAHPPERAAERLAEEARAGRFDTDSVRAVVEAAGEQPAPVRGNWPSGLSDREVEVLRLVAKGLSNQEVAQTLVISRRTAEHHVQHVYAKIGTSTRAAAALYAMEHDLLRP, encoded by the coding sequence ATGGGACAGCACCCGGAGAAGGCGGTCCGGTCCTGCTTGTTGGCGACGGGGCTTGGGCGGGCCCTCGGCCTGACTGAGGAGGAGCTCCGCGACGTGTACTTCGCCTCGCTGCTGCGGCACCTTGGCTGCACGGCGACGGCGTCGTCGGAGGCCAGGTGGTTCGGCGGTGACGAGTTGGCGTCGCGGCGCGCGGCCGAGCGCGCCGACTTCGGGAGTCGTCGAGAGATGCTCGCGCTCCTCGTCAGCACGGGCCGCGGCAGCGGACTGCGGCGTCCACTGGAGGTCGGGCGGGCGGTGGCCGGCGACCTCCTGCATGGGCGCGAGATCTTCGCGTCCGTCTGCGAGGCGGGGGCGCTGCTGGCCGGGCGCCTCGGGCTGGGTGAGGGGGTCGCGGTCGCGATTGCCCAGCAGTTCGAGCGCTGGGACGGCACGGGTGGACCTGGCGGGCTGGCAGGAGTCGAGATCACCCTCGCGGCGCGGGTCAGTGAGGTCGCGACCCAGGCACTGTTGGTCCACCAGGAGGCAGGTGTCGACGCCGTCATGTCGATGCTGCGGGATCGGTCCGGCAGCTGGTTCGACCCCTCCGTGGTCGAGGCGTGCGCGCGGCACGGCGCGGATCTGCTTCGCGCCAACGACACCGTCGACCCGTGGCAGGAGGTGCTGGAGGTCGAACCGGCGCCGGTGCGCCGCATCCGCTCGGGCGAGCTCGATCGGGTGGCCCGGTGTTTCGCCGACATGGTCGATCTCAAGTCGACCTACACCTTGGGGCATTCGAGCGGGACTTCCGAACTGGCGGAACTCGCCGGACGCGCGATCGGCCTCGATGACCCTGCAGTCGGCAACCTCCGCCGGGCTGCGCTGCTGCACGACCTGGGCAGGGTCGGGGTGTCCAGCGGGATCTGGGACAAGCCGGGTGCGCTGACCCGCAGCGAACTGGAGCAGGTGCGGTTGCACCCGTACCACACCGAGCGGATCCTGGCCTGCTCGCCGGTGCTCGCGCCACTGGGCCGGATCGCCGGCCTGCACCACGAGCGCCTGGACGGCAGCGGCTACCACCACGGCCTCGCCGCGGCCGCGATCCCGATCGAGGCACGCGTGCTTGCGGCGGCCGACACCTTCCAGACCCTGACGCAGGACCGCCCCCACCGTGCCGCCCACCCTCCTGAACGGGCCGCGGAGCGCCTGGCCGAGGAGGCGCGGGCAGGACGGTTCGACACCGACAGTGTGCGAGCCGTGGTCGAGGCCGCCGGGGAGCAACCGGCACCGGTCCGCGGCAACTGGCCCAGCGGCCTCAGCGACCGGGAGGTGGAGGTACTGCGGCTGGTGGCCAAAGGGTTGTCGAACCAGGAGGTCGCTCAGACTCTGGTGATCTCGCGACGCACGGCCGAACACCACGTCCAGCACGTCTACGCCAAGATCGGCACCTCCACGCGGGCCGCAGCGGCCCTATATGCGATGGAGCACGACCTGCTGCGCCCCTGA
- a CDS encoding DUF2182 domain-containing protein yields MTDVEPATGSGLGPALAASRAQLGLVAVLFALAAVGWWWTVQEMRGMDSGPWSSLGPFGWFLGVWVVMMAAMMFPSVSPTVALYSRMSRSRWLPVAFTAGYLATWAGAGVVAFMIGIAGRRAAGGDLAWEHAGQAIAGATLIAAAVYEFTPLKNACLGKCRSPLGTLLGSWRDGGMGALRMGVGNGAWCVGCCWALMASLFALGVMSVTWMAVVAGLIAFEKVIPWRRVATYGTTLILVVLGVLVLAAPDALPGFHVPGDTQMPAMTPMGP; encoded by the coding sequence ATGACCGACGTCGAGCCGGCCACCGGCTCCGGCCTGGGTCCCGCTCTCGCCGCCAGCCGCGCCCAGTTGGGCCTGGTCGCAGTCCTCTTCGCGCTCGCCGCCGTCGGATGGTGGTGGACCGTCCAGGAGATGCGCGGCATGGACAGTGGCCCGTGGTCGAGCCTGGGGCCATTCGGCTGGTTCCTGGGAGTCTGGGTCGTCATGATGGCGGCGATGATGTTCCCGTCGGTCTCCCCGACGGTTGCGTTGTACTCGCGGATGAGCAGGTCGCGGTGGCTGCCAGTGGCTTTCACCGCCGGTTACCTCGCCACGTGGGCCGGCGCCGGCGTCGTTGCCTTCATGATCGGGATAGCCGGCAGACGTGCGGCAGGGGGCGACCTCGCCTGGGAACACGCAGGGCAGGCCATCGCCGGAGCGACACTCATCGCCGCGGCCGTCTACGAATTTACCCCCCTCAAGAACGCCTGCCTGGGCAAGTGCCGAAGTCCGCTCGGCACGCTTCTCGGGTCATGGCGCGACGGAGGGATGGGGGCGCTCCGCATGGGAGTCGGCAACGGCGCGTGGTGCGTCGGCTGCTGCTGGGCTCTGATGGCGTCACTCTTCGCGCTGGGCGTCATGAGTGTGACCTGGATGGCAGTCGTCGCTGGGCTCATCGCGTTCGAGAAGGTCATTCCGTGGCGCCGAGTGGCGACCTATGGAACGACACTCATCCTCGTCGTGCTGGGCGTGCTCGTACTCGCCGCTCCAGACGCACTACCCGGTTTCCACGTTCCGGGTGACACTCAGATGCCCGCGATGACACCGATGGGGCCCTGA
- a CDS encoding response regulator, whose product MRVLVVEDHPIFRDGLLAALASAEDLQVVAAAGTAVEAMAALDAADPELALVDLALPDGAGIDVIREATARGVRVLVLTMSTEPTQLVHAIRAGARGYVVKGAGKRDIVAAIEAVAAGDAVFGAEVANLALAAVTHQDARTAAFPTLTQREHDVLELLALGLPNAGIATRLFLSEKTVRNHVSSILAKLGVETRHEAAEMARLRR is encoded by the coding sequence ATGAGAGTCCTCGTCGTCGAGGATCACCCGATCTTCCGCGACGGCCTGCTCGCGGCTCTCGCCTCGGCCGAGGACCTGCAGGTGGTGGCCGCCGCAGGCACAGCGGTCGAGGCTATGGCAGCCCTCGATGCCGCAGACCCCGAGCTCGCGCTCGTCGACCTCGCGTTGCCTGATGGCGCCGGCATCGACGTGATCAGGGAAGCCACCGCACGTGGGGTACGCGTGCTCGTACTCACCATGAGCACCGAGCCGACCCAGCTCGTGCACGCGATCCGGGCCGGGGCCCGCGGCTACGTGGTCAAGGGCGCTGGCAAGCGCGACATCGTCGCCGCGATCGAGGCAGTGGCCGCGGGTGACGCGGTCTTTGGGGCCGAAGTGGCGAACCTGGCCCTGGCCGCGGTCACCCACCAGGACGCGCGTACAGCGGCGTTCCCGACTCTGACCCAACGCGAACACGACGTACTGGAGCTACTCGCGCTCGGGCTGCCCAATGCGGGCATCGCGACGCGTCTCTTCCTGTCGGAGAAGACGGTGCGCAACCACGTCTCGAGCATCCTGGCCAAGCTTGGTGTCGAGACCCGGCACGAGGCCGCCGAGATGGCCCGGTTACGTCGCTGA
- a CDS encoding sensor histidine kinase codes for MALATAATIALELRNGSATANLKTPSDVLFLLFALAPAVAGALTLTLSRNRRVGWLLVAATTLGITAFLLHAVVVALERTGDAPGLLVWPALWVGGPAFALLALVPGRVRSPSRRPLLEPVAVSAIGALALAQAFGADPLTGVGDLDPIENPLGVPALFDAANLAIDVVPLVILGYAALGLALLAWDRIVRRQPTDPDRRPWAVLGLLLPLTIAIGIAVGGATGQGPFVGAWVAAVVTPIAVLVVATVLVVRAWAAERRTTEALRRDAEAREVERHRVRRDLHDGIGPALAGMRLHIEVLRDGLPEDAAIARSAADRLEESVDETLNELRRIVDGMQPSSLDTLGFRGALEALRASLTSTWPDGRTTVEVEVDRTLPSLPRPVEAALFRVSAEALSNAVRHAAPRHCSVSVTWRDGAACLAVVDDGTGIPVGAGQRGLGLRSMRDRIVEVGGTLEVGPADDGPGTAVIAVVPVVGIAT; via the coding sequence GTGGCGTTGGCCACCGCCGCCACGATCGCCCTCGAACTCCGCAACGGGTCTGCGACAGCCAACCTGAAGACGCCCTCGGACGTGCTGTTCCTGCTGTTCGCACTGGCGCCCGCTGTGGCCGGAGCGCTCACCCTCACGCTGAGTCGGAACCGTCGGGTCGGCTGGCTGCTGGTCGCGGCGACGACTCTCGGGATCACCGCGTTCCTGTTGCACGCCGTCGTCGTCGCACTCGAACGGACAGGCGACGCGCCAGGTCTGCTGGTCTGGCCCGCGCTGTGGGTGGGCGGACCGGCCTTCGCCCTCCTTGCCCTCGTCCCAGGGCGAGTGCGCAGCCCCTCGCGTCGGCCGTTGCTCGAGCCCGTGGCGGTCTCCGCGATCGGCGCCCTGGCGCTTGCGCAAGCCTTCGGTGCAGACCCGCTGACCGGGGTCGGCGACCTCGACCCGATCGAGAATCCCCTCGGAGTACCAGCCTTGTTCGACGCCGCAAACCTGGCAATCGACGTCGTACCCCTCGTGATCCTCGGGTACGCCGCTCTCGGGCTAGCACTTCTCGCGTGGGATCGGATCGTCCGACGTCAACCAACCGATCCCGATCGTCGACCTTGGGCCGTGCTCGGCTTGCTGTTGCCACTGACGATCGCCATCGGCATCGCCGTCGGCGGCGCTACCGGCCAGGGGCCGTTCGTCGGCGCGTGGGTCGCAGCCGTCGTCACTCCGATTGCCGTTCTGGTCGTCGCAACTGTCCTTGTCGTTCGCGCATGGGCGGCCGAGCGGCGTACGACCGAGGCGTTGCGCCGCGATGCCGAAGCCCGGGAGGTCGAGCGGCATCGGGTGCGACGCGACCTGCACGACGGGATCGGGCCCGCCCTGGCCGGGATGCGGCTGCACATCGAGGTGCTTCGCGACGGCCTACCCGAGGACGCGGCAATCGCCAGATCGGCCGCCGACCGGCTCGAGGAGTCCGTCGACGAGACCCTCAACGAACTGCGTCGCATCGTCGATGGCATGCAACCCTCGTCCCTCGACACCCTCGGCTTCCGCGGGGCACTCGAGGCACTCCGCGCCTCGTTGACTTCGACCTGGCCGGACGGCAGGACCACGGTGGAGGTCGAGGTCGACCGGACCCTGCCCTCGTTGCCACGGCCGGTCGAGGCGGCACTGTTCCGGGTCAGCGCCGAGGCGCTCTCCAACGCGGTGCGGCATGCGGCGCCCAGACACTGCAGCGTAAGCGTCACTTGGCGGGACGGAGCGGCCTGCCTCGCCGTCGTCGACGACGGCACCGGCATCCCGGTCGGCGCAGGTCAGCGTGGCCTTGGACTGCGCAGCATGCGTGACCGGATCGTGGAGGTCGGCGGCACACTCGAGGTCGGTCCCGCGGACGATGGACCCGGGACGGCGGTAATCGCGGTGGTGCCGGTCGTGGGGATCGCGACATGA
- a CDS encoding alpha/beta fold hydrolase — protein sequence MSTSSVASGVYHAQINGVRIAYQAVGRGEPLVLVHGSWGSHHNWDPVVPGLSARHRVVSYDRRGHSESERPAGQGTFAEDVADLAALVETLDVAPAWVVGNSVGAVITLQLAAARPDLLRGVIVHEPPLRGPLSEGGADEALRMVLELIRAGDHAGAAERFVDDVAFGRGAWARLPERMRATMVDNAPTYLDEELAPDSRTVDEVALARYRGPVLVTSGGQSPPIFQPVLRHLARLLPQGHRLQYAGAGHIPHATHPEEFVSTVLGFVSDPGLGGAS from the coding sequence ATGAGCACCAGCAGCGTGGCTTCAGGGGTGTACCACGCGCAGATCAACGGCGTCCGGATCGCCTACCAGGCCGTCGGCAGGGGCGAGCCCCTCGTGCTCGTCCACGGGTCTTGGGGTTCGCACCACAACTGGGACCCGGTCGTCCCGGGCCTGTCGGCCCGTCACCGGGTGGTCAGCTACGACCGACGAGGGCACAGCGAGAGCGAACGGCCAGCGGGGCAGGGCACGTTTGCCGAGGACGTCGCCGACCTGGCTGCACTGGTCGAGACCCTAGACGTCGCGCCGGCGTGGGTGGTCGGGAATTCGGTCGGGGCTGTCATCACCCTGCAGCTCGCCGCGGCGAGGCCGGACCTGCTGCGTGGTGTCATCGTGCACGAGCCGCCACTGCGGGGACCGCTGTCGGAGGGTGGCGCGGACGAGGCCCTCCGGATGGTGCTGGAACTGATCCGCGCGGGCGACCACGCCGGCGCCGCGGAGCGGTTCGTCGATGACGTGGCGTTCGGGCGCGGCGCTTGGGCGCGGCTGCCGGAGCGGATGCGGGCGACGATGGTCGACAATGCGCCGACCTACCTCGACGAGGAGCTGGCGCCGGATTCGCGGACCGTTGACGAGGTCGCCCTCGCTCGTTACCGAGGGCCGGTCCTGGTCACCTCGGGCGGTCAGAGCCCGCCGATCTTCCAGCCGGTCCTCCGGCATCTGGCACGACTGCTGCCGCAGGGTCACCGCCTCCAGTACGCGGGCGCGGGCCACATCCCGCACGCGACGCATCCAGAGGAGTTCGTGAGCACGGTCCTCGGGTTCGTGTCGGATCCCGGTCTCGGGGGCGCGTCGTGA